One Lampris incognitus isolate fLamInc1 chromosome 14, fLamInc1.hap2, whole genome shotgun sequence DNA window includes the following coding sequences:
- the LOC130123389 gene encoding chymotrypsin-like elastase family member 3B: MELPLVFLLAVTTVTGCGVSSYEPSASRVVNGEEARPYSWPWQVSLESFFPSCGGTLIAPNWVLTAAHCITFHTYRVVLAEHDMNKEEGPEQSIMVEKMFLHPKWKKNCVSCGNDIALLRLEMSAVINDKVQLACLPQPSDALVHNQPCYVTGWGRLYSGGPQATTLQQALLPVVDYSICSRSDWWGSSVKTTMVCAGGESKSACHGDSGGPLNCKGRDGRWYVQGVTSFVNGSGCNTPQRPTVFTRVASFIPWISETMAKN; encoded by the exons ATGGAACTGCCACTCGTCTTCCTCCTGGCGGTCACAACAG TGACTGGATGCGGCGTGTCGAGCTATGAGCCCAGTGCTAGTCGTGTTGTGAATGGGGAGGAGGCCCGGCCTTACAGCTGGCCATGGCAG GTTTCTTTGGAGTCTTTCTTCCCCAGCTGTGGAGGGACGCTCATTGCCCCCAACTGGGTTTTGACTGCTGCACACTGCATCAC GTTCCATACATACAGGGTGGTTCTAGCAGAGCATGACATGAACAAGGAGGAGGGACCAGAGCAGTCCATTATGGTGGAAAAGATGTTCCTCCATCCTAAGTGGAAGAAAAACTGTGTCTCTTGTGG GAATGACATTGCCCTGCTAAGGCTGGAGATGAGTGCTGTAATCAATGACAAAGTGCAGCTGGCATGCCTTCCACAGCCCAGCGACGCCCTCGTCCACAACCAGCCCTGTTACGTAACCGGATGGGGTCGTCTCTACT CTGGTGGACCCCAGGCCACCACACTACAGCAGGCGCTGCTGCCCGTGGTGGACTACAGCATCTGCAGCCGCAGCGACTGGTGGGGCAGCTCAGTGAAGACTACAATGGTCTGTGCGGGAGGAGAGAGCAAATCGGCGTGTCAC GGGGACTCCGGTGGTCCTTTGAACTGCAAGGGAAGAGACGGAAGATGGTACGTCCAAGGAGTGACCAGTTTTGTGAATGGCAGTGGCTGCAACACCCCCCAGAGGCCCACGGTCTTCACCCGCGTGGCCTCTTTCATCCCCTGGATCAGCGAG ACCATGGCCAAAAACTGA